The following are encoded in a window of Campylobacter concisus ATCC 51562 genomic DNA:
- the pyrF gene encoding orotidine-5'-phosphate decarboxylase, with protein sequence MKLCVALDMASCEENLALASELKGLDLWLKVGLRSYLRDGAKFIEELKGLGNFKIFLDLKLYDIPNTMADAAEVVSKIGVDMINVHASAGERAMKTVMDRLAGLGSRPLVLAVSALTSFSESEFDAVYNDTIARAVRKFSQMSFEAGLDGMVCSVFESKLIKDVTNEKFITLCPGVRPFGESAGDQKRVANLVSAKKEDSDFIVVGRPIYENANPREICERILEQI encoded by the coding sequence GTGAAGCTCTGCGTCGCACTTGATATGGCTAGTTGTGAAGAGAACTTAGCCCTTGCTAGTGAGCTAAAAGGGCTTGATCTTTGGCTAAAAGTAGGACTTAGAAGCTATCTTAGGGATGGGGCAAAATTTATAGAAGAGCTAAAAGGACTTGGAAATTTTAAAATTTTCCTCGATCTAAAGCTCTATGATATCCCAAATACGATGGCGGATGCGGCTGAAGTCGTCTCAAAAATCGGCGTAGATATGATAAATGTGCATGCTAGCGCTGGTGAACGCGCGATGAAGACAGTTATGGATAGACTAGCTGGTCTTGGAAGCCGTCCTTTGGTGCTCGCAGTATCGGCACTTACTAGCTTTAGTGAGAGCGAGTTTGACGCTGTTTATAACGATACGATCGCAAGAGCTGTTAGGAAATTTAGCCAGATGAGTTTTGAAGCAGGGCTTGATGGAATGGTCTGTTCTGTTTTTGAAAGTAAGCTCATCAAAGATGTAACAAATGAAAAATTCATCACTCTTTGCCCTGGCGTTAGGCCTTTTGGAGAGAGCGCTGGAGATCAAAAAAGAGTAGCAAACTTAGTGAGTGCAAAGAAAGAAGATAGCGACTTTATAGTTGTTGGCAGGCCGATTTATGAAAATGCAAATCCAAGAGAAATTTGCGAAAGAATTTTGGAGCAAATTTAA
- the nusB gene encoding transcription antitermination factor NusB → MATRHQVRQAVVSLLYSNEINPVTAAFEEEFLEEKKIRNERKSEAQQTFKEVLANKEKLDEILKPYLKDGDFSKVGATELAILRLGLYEMKFSQTDKAVIINEAIELAKELGSDQAPKFINGVLDKLKGDL, encoded by the coding sequence ATGGCGACTCGTCATCAGGTTAGGCAGGCCGTCGTTTCGCTGCTCTACTCAAATGAGATAAATCCGGTAACTGCTGCATTTGAAGAGGAATTTCTAGAAGAGAAAAAGATAAGAAACGAGCGAAAAAGTGAGGCACAGCAGACTTTTAAAGAGGTGCTCGCAAATAAAGAAAAACTAGATGAAATTTTAAAGCCATATCTAAAAGACGGCGATTTTAGTAAGGTTGGTGCGACTGAGCTTGCCATCCTTAGACTTGGGCTTTATGAGATGAAATTTAGCCAAACTGATAAGGCTGTCATCATAAACGAAGCGATCGAGCTTGCGAAAGAACTTGGAAGTGATCAGGCGCCAAAATTTATAAATGGCGTACTTGATAAGCTAAAGGGCGATCTGTGA
- the ribH gene encoding 6,7-dimethyl-8-ribityllumazine synthase: MKIIEGNLALKGGEKVAIVGARFNHIITDRLVEGARDAFLRHGGDEANLSLILVPGAFEIPMALEKALASGKFDAVCCVGAVIRGSTPHFDYVSAETTKGIANVTLKYGKPVTFGVLTVDSIEQAIERAGSKAGNKGFEAMTGVIEMLSLYKNLEA; the protein is encoded by the coding sequence ATGAAAATAATCGAAGGAAATTTGGCTCTAAAAGGCGGCGAGAAGGTCGCCATAGTGGGCGCTAGATTTAATCATATCATCACCGATAGGCTGGTCGAGGGCGCGAGGGATGCATTTTTACGTCACGGCGGGGATGAGGCGAATTTGAGCCTCATTTTGGTGCCGGGCGCATTTGAGATACCGATGGCGCTTGAAAAGGCGCTAGCTAGCGGTAAATTTGACGCCGTTTGCTGCGTGGGAGCGGTGATCCGCGGCTCTACGCCTCACTTTGACTACGTTAGCGCCGAGACCACCAAGGGCATCGCAAACGTTACGCTAAAATACGGCAAACCGGTGACATTTGGCGTACTAACGGTAGATAGCATCGAACAAGCCATCGAGCGAGCTGGCTCAAAGGCCGGAAATAAGGGCTTTGAAGCGATGACGGGCGTGATCGAGATGCTAAGCTTATATAAAAATTTGGAGGCGTAA
- a CDS encoding TonB-dependent hemoglobin/transferrin/lactoferrin family receptor yields MQICRILFISGVASSFVFASQDLLLEGVVVSAAGISSKKTELSKSELKKGQIFSERDLVRNETGVTVTEGGRSGNNGYAIRGVDSDRVSLKIDGMEAVESFMPRSYNILGILNGNRNSTELENISSVEFIKGANSLNKGSGAIGGSVSMQTKNVDDFVRDGQNVGFYSKSAYASKNSEFRQVAGAGVKAGGIETLFQHTYKRGKQTKNFYSGKLDDVPFCGMGTSIEDSYLADKYPELCSFGRILPDDVRFRTHSNLMKFGYRVDSHFINTSYEDFRQNYFTEEKSNSTATLNRKQTRDSIPYKRYGIYYEFVPDHDALLSNLKISFYKQRVQQRSNFTRYHANYPNDMQYNSSFDQKDSYEFFQDKKQFDISGMSGDINAGKFSHILSFGLGRHISTFKNKNLQLRQSFNTKWSGSGFIVDPANPFKPVKATDVTFAQPVKSTLEYAFLGDDMSLNEALSLNYGVRLDRYVYKPEQANIASGTGYKMVTTPELQKSKFKAVTYNAGVEYDINNNLSVNYAFSTGFRAPRVEEMYFDTPRDSTRYVRNLELKPEKAFNHEVSLLSSGQSYALALSVFYSKYRDFIDTDYDVGIDEIEELDFDTWEFVKKYSKKSLDFKHVNVGRATVKGLELNSRVNGNALNLSENLYASLKATYARGKKNDGTSLMAIQPFTAVAGLGYSDNKFDLLLTSKFVAAKKAKDAVSKIPPNFSQIIVDRDTGKVTGTTQPEAHKFLSKSYFVFDLTMGYKISKNFSINAGVFNIFNKEYSTWENLRQLRYNGNQSYVKFDGTGLERYTAPGRNFSVSFEIRY; encoded by the coding sequence GTGCAAATTTGTAGAATTTTGTTTATCTCTGGTGTGGCGTCCAGCTTTGTCTTTGCATCGCAAGATCTGCTACTAGAAGGTGTTGTTGTAAGTGCGGCTGGTATATCATCGAAAAAAACAGAGCTTAGTAAAAGCGAGTTAAAAAAGGGTCAAATTTTCTCTGAGCGAGATCTTGTGCGAAACGAAACTGGCGTAACTGTTACAGAAGGTGGTAGAAGTGGTAATAATGGATATGCTATACGAGGTGTAGATAGTGATAGGGTTTCTTTAAAAATAGACGGAATGGAAGCCGTTGAGAGTTTTATGCCCCGCTCTTACAATATTTTAGGGATTTTAAATGGAAACCGAAACAGCACCGAGCTTGAAAACATAAGCAGTGTAGAATTTATAAAAGGTGCAAATTCATTAAACAAAGGTAGCGGTGCGATCGGTGGTAGCGTTAGTATGCAGACAAAAAATGTTGATGACTTTGTAAGGGATGGGCAAAATGTTGGTTTTTATAGCAAAAGCGCATATGCATCAAAAAATAGTGAATTTAGACAAGTTGCAGGTGCAGGCGTAAAAGCAGGCGGGATCGAAACACTGTTTCAGCACACGTACAAGCGTGGCAAGCAGACAAAAAATTTTTACAGCGGTAAGTTGGATGATGTGCCATTTTGTGGAATGGGGACTAGTATAGAGGATTCGTATTTGGCAGATAAATACCCAGAACTTTGCTCTTTTGGTAGAATTTTGCCTGATGACGTGAGATTTCGCACACACTCAAATTTGATGAAATTTGGCTATAGGGTTGACTCGCATTTTATAAATACATCCTATGAAGACTTTAGGCAAAACTATTTTACCGAAGAGAAGAGTAATAGCACCGCAACACTTAATAGAAAGCAAACAAGAGATAGCATCCCTTACAAAAGATATGGAATTTACTATGAGTTTGTGCCAGACCATGATGCTTTACTAAGTAATTTAAAGATAAGCTTTTATAAGCAAAGAGTGCAGCAGAGGTCAAATTTCACAAGATATCATGCAAACTATCCAAACGACATGCAATACAACTCAAGTTTTGATCAAAAAGATAGCTATGAATTTTTTCAAGATAAAAAACAGTTCGATATAAGTGGCATGAGTGGTGACATTAATGCAGGTAAATTTTCTCACATCTTGAGTTTTGGTCTTGGTAGGCATATCTCTACCTTTAAAAATAAAAATTTACAACTTAGACAAAGTTTTAATACAAAATGGAGCGGTAGTGGTTTTATTGTGGATCCAGCAAATCCTTTTAAGCCGGTTAAAGCAACGGACGTAACATTTGCTCAGCCAGTAAAAAGCACTCTTGAATATGCTTTTCTAGGTGACGATATGAGCTTAAATGAGGCCTTAAGTCTAAATTATGGAGTTAGGCTTGATAGATATGTATATAAACCAGAGCAAGCAAATATTGCCTCTGGTACAGGATATAAAATGGTCACAACACCAGAGCTACAAAAAAGTAAATTTAAAGCCGTTACCTACAATGCAGGAGTCGAGTATGATATAAATAACAATTTGAGTGTTAACTATGCGTTTAGTACTGGTTTTCGTGCGCCAAGAGTGGAGGAGATGTATTTTGATACACCTAGGGATAGTACAAGATATGTTAGAAATTTGGAACTAAAACCAGAAAAAGCCTTTAATCATGAGGTAAGTTTATTGTCATCAGGTCAGAGTTATGCACTTGCTCTTAGTGTTTTTTATTCTAAATATAGAGATTTTATTGATACTGATTATGATGTTGGTATTGACGAGATAGAAGAACTTGATTTTGATACATGGGAGTTTGTAAAAAAATACAGCAAAAAAAGTCTCGATTTTAAACACGTAAATGTTGGTAGAGCCACCGTCAAAGGCTTGGAGCTAAATTCACGTGTAAATGGGAATGCACTAAATTTAAGTGAAAATTTATATGCAAGCTTAAAGGCGACTTATGCGCGTGGCAAAAAAAATGACGGGACTTCACTTATGGCTATTCAGCCGTTTACTGCAGTGGCTGGACTTGGGTATAGTGATAATAAATTTGATCTCTTATTAACTAGCAAATTTGTAGCAGCTAAAAAAGCAAAAGATGCGGTTTCAAAAATACCACCAAATTTTTCTCAGATAATCGTCGATAGAGATACAGGCAAAGTGACTGGTACAACTCAGCCAGAAGCACATAAATTCCTAAGTAAAAGCTATTTTGTCTTTGACTTAACTATGGGTTATAAGATCAGTAAAAATTTCAGCATCAATGCAGGCGTGTTTAATATTTTTAACAAAGAGTATTCTACTTGGGAAAATTTAAGACAGCTTAGATATAACGGTAACCAAAGCTATGTTAAATTTGATGGTACCGGACTTGAGCGGTATACTGCTCCTGGTAGAAATTTTAGCGTTTCTTTTGAGATTAGATATTAG
- a CDS encoding DMT family transporter, with protein MTHVLALLAAGFCEVSGVFFLTKFQKSFGVKKAANFLILVANFAISLWLLSYAMQAMPMSVAYAIWTGMGAVGAVLVGMVFNNEKVNLEKALFLSLIIISAAMLKIV; from the coding sequence TTGACGCATGTTTTAGCTCTTTTGGCGGCCGGGTTCTGTGAGGTCTCGGGCGTTTTTTTCCTAACCAAATTTCAAAAAAGCTTCGGCGTGAAAAAGGCGGCTAATTTTTTGATCTTGGTCGCAAATTTCGCCATTTCTCTCTGGCTTTTGAGCTACGCGATGCAGGCTATGCCGATGTCGGTGGCGTACGCGATCTGGACGGGTATGGGAGCGGTCGGAGCGGTGCTGGTTGGCATGGTATTTAACAACGAAAAGGTAAATTTAGAAAAAGCTCTCTTTTTATCGCTCATCATCATTAGCGCGGCGATGTTAAAAATCGTATAA
- a CDS encoding DMT family transporter — MQTKGFLWVLGGAVAECGWAYGLKHASSAPEIALTAMLVCVSFTSFIMAMKYLPISITYTVFVGLGAFFVVIAEIVSEFRASGQTPDLLRLFFIATLIAGVLGLKRLKS, encoded by the coding sequence ATGCAAACTAAGGGCTTTTTGTGGGTGTTAGGCGGCGCAGTCGCCGAGTGCGGCTGGGCGTATGGGCTAAAGCACGCATCAAGCGCACCGGAGATCGCGCTCACTGCGATGCTCGTTTGTGTTAGCTTCACGTCCTTTATCATGGCGATGAAATATTTGCCCATTAGTATCACATACACTGTGTTTGTTGGGCTTGGGGCGTTTTTCGTCGTGATCGCCGAGATCGTGAGCGAATTTCGCGCAAGCGGCCAGACGCCCGATCTCTTGCGGCTATTTTTCATAGCGACGCTGATTGCTGGCGTGCTGGGGTTAAAAAGGCTAAAATCTTGA
- the kdsA gene encoding 3-deoxy-8-phosphooctulonate synthase, whose product MILIAGPCVIESEQLVFDVAKRLVKFNEDKRIDFYFKSSFDKANRTSISSFRGPGLEKGCEILAKVKKEFGFKILTDIHESYQAAPVGEVADVLQIPAFLCRQTDLLVAAAKTKAVVNIKKGQFLAASAMKHSVKKVLETRGVKGDGYEVAKQNGVWLTERGSTFGYGNLVVDMRNLVLMREFAPVIFDATHSVQMPSALGEKSGGDARFVPYLARAAAAAGVDGFFYETHINPCEALCDGPNMLNLDELDANIAQIFKIKDALGDAN is encoded by the coding sequence ATGATACTAATAGCAGGGCCTTGCGTCATAGAAAGCGAGCAGCTCGTTTTTGACGTGGCAAAAAGGCTAGTTAAATTTAACGAAGATAAGCGGATAGATTTTTATTTCAAATCAAGCTTTGATAAGGCAAATCGCACAAGCATAAGCTCATTTCGCGGACCCGGGCTGGAGAAGGGTTGCGAAATTTTAGCCAAGGTCAAAAAGGAATTCGGTTTTAAAATTTTAACCGATATCCACGAGAGCTACCAGGCCGCGCCCGTAGGCGAAGTGGCCGACGTGCTGCAAATCCCGGCGTTTTTGTGCCGCCAGACCGATCTGCTCGTAGCTGCGGCTAAAACAAAAGCGGTCGTAAATATCAAAAAAGGACAGTTTTTGGCGGCGTCTGCGATGAAGCATTCGGTCAAAAAAGTGCTAGAAACGCGCGGCGTAAAGGGCGACGGATACGAGGTTGCTAAACAAAACGGAGTGTGGCTAACAGAGCGAGGCAGCACCTTTGGCTACGGAAATTTAGTCGTAGATATGCGAAATTTGGTGCTGATGAGGGAGTTTGCGCCCGTGATTTTCGATGCGACGCATAGCGTGCAGATGCCAAGCGCTCTTGGCGAAAAAAGTGGCGGCGACGCGAGATTCGTGCCGTATCTAGCGCGAGCTGCGGCGGCTGCGGGCGTGGACGGATTTTTTTACGAGACGCATATTAATCCTTGTGAGGCGCTTTGCGACGGACCAAATATGCTAAATTTAGACGAACTAGACGCGAATATAGCTCAAATTTTTAAGATAAAAGACGCCCTGGGCGATGCAAACTAA
- a CDS encoding DMT family transporter, whose amino-acid sequence MLKRFYISHLGIFYMLFACFMFAVTGAFAKYLSKDMPSIEVVFFRNLIGLFIVIYAIYKFPFKQTGGHFFLLMFRGFVGTVALFAFFYNVAHVNLATAFTFQKTNPIFTAILAAFIFKERLSSLGWFAVFLGFGGILLVIQPNLGISKTDIIGVWSGLGAAIAYTSVKELNKSYGTNVIVLSFMLWGSFLPLICMGLAEFFTYEPLDFLFSKFSMPSWYNVVFILLMGLSGYFFQSYMTKAFAVGKKAGVIAAVSYADVIFTLIIGYFMGDVLPNQTALLGILLVIVSGILVVKEK is encoded by the coding sequence ATGTTAAAAAGGTTTTATATTTCACATCTTGGCATTTTTTACATGCTCTTTGCTTGCTTTATGTTTGCCGTGACTGGCGCATTTGCAAAGTATCTGAGCAAAGATATGCCTTCTATCGAAGTTGTTTTTTTTAGAAATTTGATCGGACTTTTCATCGTCATCTACGCCATCTATAAATTTCCATTTAAACAAACTGGCGGGCACTTTTTTTTACTGATGTTTCGCGGTTTTGTGGGCACGGTGGCTCTTTTTGCATTTTTTTATAACGTCGCACACGTAAATTTGGCCACAGCTTTTACATTTCAAAAGACAAATCCAATCTTTACAGCTATCCTTGCAGCCTTTATTTTTAAAGAGCGTCTAAGCTCACTTGGCTGGTTTGCTGTATTTTTGGGATTTGGTGGAATTTTGCTTGTTATCCAGCCAAATTTAGGCATAAGCAAGACTGATATTATCGGCGTTTGGAGCGGCCTTGGTGCGGCGATCGCATACACAAGTGTAAAGGAGCTAAACAAGAGCTACGGCACAAATGTCATCGTGCTAAGCTTCATGCTTTGGGGCTCGTTTTTGCCACTTATTTGCATGGGTTTGGCAGAATTTTTCACCTACGAGCCACTTGATTTTTTGTTTTCAAAATTTAGCATGCCAAGCTGGTATAACGTTGTTTTTATCTTGCTAATGGGACTTAGCGGATATTTTTTTCAGTCGTACATGACAAAGGCGTTCGCGGTTGGTAAAAAGGCCGGAGTGATCGCTGCGGTTAGCTACGCAGACGTCATTTTTACGCTTATAATTGGCTATTTTATGGGCGATGTATTGCCAAATCAAACGGCACTTTTAGGCATCTTGCTAGTAATAGTGAGCGGAATCTTAGTTGTGAAAGAAAAATAA
- the der gene encoding ribosome biogenesis GTPase Der, which translates to MQKVILVGKPNVGKSSLFNRLARRRIAITSDVSGTTRDTNKAKIEVEGKECILIDSGGLDDSSELFKNVKAKTLAEAKNSDVILYMVDGKMMPDDEDRAIFYELSKLNLPIALVINKIDSKKDEQREWEFVSFGAKNSFGISVSHNTGVDELSIWLAKHLEAKVQIKADTSEDFDDFLENYNDEGELSDEIDYESKNIRVGIIGRVNVGKSSLLNALVKESRAVVSDVAGTTIDPVNEIYEHDGRVFEFVDTAGIRKRGKIEGIERYALNRTEKILEETDVALLVLDSSEPLTELDERIAGIASKFELGVIIVLNKWDKSSEEFDELCKEIKDRFKFLSYAPIISVSALGGKRVHKIYPLIVEIYKNYTQKIQTSKLNEVIGEATKAHPLPRDKGRVVKIYYAVQFKTAPIMIALIMNRPKCLHFSYKRYLTNKLRESFSLAGVPIVLIPKKRGESDEDKEQ; encoded by the coding sequence TTGCAAAAAGTAATATTAGTAGGCAAGCCAAATGTCGGCAAAAGCTCACTTTTTAACCGCTTAGCAAGAAGACGCATCGCCATAACAAGCGACGTTAGTGGCACTACAAGAGATACAAACAAAGCTAAGATCGAAGTTGAGGGCAAAGAGTGCATATTGATCGACAGCGGCGGGCTTGATGATAGCAGCGAGCTTTTTAAAAACGTAAAAGCAAAGACCTTGGCAGAGGCTAAAAACTCAGACGTTATCCTCTACATGGTCGATGGCAAAATGATGCCAGATGATGAGGATAGAGCCATTTTTTACGAGCTTAGTAAGCTAAATTTACCAATCGCTCTAGTCATCAATAAAATCGACAGCAAAAAAGACGAGCAAAGAGAGTGGGAATTTGTAAGTTTTGGCGCAAAAAACTCATTTGGCATTTCAGTAAGCCACAACACTGGCGTCGATGAGCTTAGCATCTGGCTAGCAAAACACTTAGAAGCGAAAGTGCAAATAAAGGCCGATACGAGCGAAGATTTTGATGATTTTTTAGAAAACTATAACGACGAGGGCGAGCTAAGCGACGAGATAGACTATGAGAGCAAAAACATCAGAGTTGGCATCATAGGCCGCGTAAATGTCGGCAAAAGCTCACTTCTAAATGCTCTTGTAAAAGAGAGTCGTGCCGTAGTTAGCGACGTGGCAGGCACTACGATCGACCCAGTCAATGAAATTTACGAGCACGATGGCAGAGTTTTTGAGTTTGTCGATACTGCTGGTATCAGAAAGCGTGGCAAGATCGAGGGCATCGAGAGATACGCACTAAATAGAACTGAGAAAATTTTAGAAGAGACGGACGTGGCGCTACTTGTACTTGATAGCTCTGAGCCACTAACCGAGCTTGATGAGCGTATCGCTGGCATCGCCTCAAAATTTGAGCTTGGCGTCATCATCGTGCTAAACAAATGGGACAAAAGCAGCGAAGAATTTGACGAGCTTTGCAAGGAGATAAAAGATAGGTTTAAATTTCTCTCATACGCGCCAATCATCAGTGTTTCGGCACTTGGCGGCAAAAGAGTGCATAAAATTTACCCGCTCATAGTTGAAATTTACAAAAACTACACCCAAAAAATCCAAACTTCAAAGCTAAATGAAGTGATCGGCGAAGCAACCAAAGCGCACCCACTGCCACGAGATAAAGGCAGGGTCGTAAAAATTTACTACGCAGTGCAGTTTAAAACAGCGCCTATCATGATAGCGCTCATAATGAACCGCCCAAAATGCCTGCACTTTAGCTACAAGCGCTACCTGACAAACAAGCTTAGAGAGAGCTTTAGTCTAGCTGGCGTGCCTATCGTGCTAATCCCTAAAAAACGTGGAGAGAGTGATGAAGACAAAGAACAATAA
- a CDS encoding shikimate kinase has product MKTKNNNIVLIGFMGVGKGTTARALSKALKTMNLDCDDLLESSQNMKIKAIFDEFGEEHFRQLEKDLAKFLATNVKNAIISTGGGFAKVKNLNKIGTVIYLKASFDAIMQRLKNSKNSEKKLAKRPLLSDLKKAEALHLEREKLYEKKADYIVEVEGKTPKQIVKEIRILLKV; this is encoded by the coding sequence ATGAAGACAAAGAACAATAATATCGTTTTGATAGGGTTTATGGGCGTTGGCAAGGGCACGACTGCAAGGGCGCTAAGCAAGGCGCTAAAGACGATGAACCTTGACTGCGACGACTTGCTAGAGAGCTCACAAAATATGAAGATAAAGGCTATCTTTGATGAATTTGGCGAAGAGCATTTTAGGCAGCTTGAAAAAGATCTAGCCAAATTTCTAGCCACAAATGTCAAAAATGCGATCATCTCGACAGGTGGAGGCTTTGCGAAAGTTAAAAATTTAAACAAAATAGGCACCGTGATCTATCTAAAAGCAAGCTTTGATGCGATCATGCAAAGGCTAAAAAATAGCAAAAATAGCGAGAAAAAACTCGCCAAACGCCCACTTTTAAGCGACCTGAAAAAGGCTGAAGCGCTGCATCTGGAGCGAGAAAAGCTCTATGAGAAAAAGGCTGATTATATCGTTGAAGTGGAGGGCAAAACTCCAAAGCAGATCGTAAAAGAGATAAGGATACTTTTAAAAGTTTAG
- the trpS gene encoding tryptophan--tRNA ligase has product MRVLTGLQPSGKLHLGNYFASIKQMVDMQEQNEMFMFIANYHAMTSLSEAKALKQNTFEAACAFLALGIDPNKSIFWVQSDVKDVLELYWVLSQHTPMGLLERAHSYKDKVAKGLSSHHGLFSYPVLMAADILLYNAQVVPVGKDQIQHVEIARDIAIKFNNEHGEIFTLPEAKIDENVATVPGTNGEKMSKSYGNTIDIFADAKTLKKQISSIVTDGTPLEEPKQWQNCNVYNIAKLFLDESGQKELQARYERGGEGHGHFKAYLNELIWDYFKDAREKFEHYQNNPDEVSGILEIGAKKASNVAQTTIKKVREVVGIY; this is encoded by the coding sequence ATGAGAGTATTAACCGGCCTTCAACCCTCCGGCAAACTACACCTTGGCAACTATTTTGCCTCGATAAAGCAGATGGTTGATATGCAAGAGCAAAATGAGATGTTTATGTTTATAGCAAACTACCATGCGATGACGAGCCTTAGCGAGGCCAAAGCCCTAAAGCAAAACACTTTTGAGGCTGCGTGTGCGTTTTTGGCACTTGGGATCGATCCAAATAAAAGCATATTTTGGGTGCAAAGTGACGTTAAAGACGTGCTTGAGCTTTACTGGGTGCTAAGCCAGCATACGCCTATGGGGCTTCTTGAGCGCGCACATAGTTATAAAGACAAGGTCGCAAAAGGTCTTAGTTCGCACCACGGACTCTTTAGCTATCCAGTTTTGATGGCAGCTGACATTTTGCTTTATAATGCGCAGGTCGTACCCGTAGGCAAGGATCAGATCCAGCACGTAGAGATCGCACGTGATATTGCGATAAAATTTAACAACGAACATGGAGAAATTTTTACATTGCCTGAGGCGAAGATCGATGAAAATGTCGCCACCGTGCCTGGCACAAACGGCGAAAAGATGAGCAAAAGCTATGGCAATACAATCGACATCTTTGCCGATGCTAAAACGCTTAAAAAGCAAATTTCTAGCATCGTGACAGATGGCACGCCGCTTGAAGAGCCAAAGCAGTGGCAAAACTGCAACGTCTATAATATCGCCAAACTTTTCTTAGACGAGAGTGGGCAAAAAGAACTTCAAGCTAGATACGAGCGTGGTGGCGAGGGTCATGGGCACTTTAAAGCTTATCTAAATGAGCTTATTTGGGACTATTTTAAAGATGCGAGAGAGAAATTTGAGCATTATCAAAATAATCCTGACGAAGTGTCTGGAATTTTAGAAATAGGAGCCAAAAAGGCAAGTAATGTTGCTCAAACAACGATAAAAAAAGTTCGTGAAGTAGTCGGAATTTATTAA
- the serS gene encoding serine--tRNA ligase has protein sequence MINLKLLETNYDEFVKKLEGKNVKAGLLDELLQTFNELKQKRKALENFQAIQNAKSKELGIKARAGEDVSELKNELNLNKAALADADDIVKQYEEKLEQISFNVPNITDDDVPFGKDEDDNVCIKTVLEPTKFSFTPKEHWELGESLGWLDFERGARLSGSRFTVLRGMGARLSRALVNYMIDFNSARGFELVNVPYLVSSNTLFGTGQLPKFEEDLYKVRDEDLYLIPTSEVPVTNLYNDTIIEAEQLPIKMTCYSACFRQEAGSAGRDTRGMIRQHQFEKVELVSITRPDQSEDVLNEMVACASDLLTSLGLPHRHMLLCSGDLGFSAAKTIDLEVWLPGQGKYREISSISNTRDFQARRAKIRFKDGKKNMLVNTLNGSSLAVGRTLIAIMENYQKADGTIEIPEVLKRYM, from the coding sequence ATGATAAATTTAAAACTACTCGAGACAAATTACGATGAATTTGTAAAAAAACTTGAGGGAAAAAATGTAAAAGCTGGGCTACTTGACGAGCTTTTACAAACTTTTAACGAGCTAAAACAAAAACGTAAAGCACTTGAAAATTTCCAAGCGATCCAAAACGCAAAGAGCAAAGAGCTTGGCATAAAGGCAAGAGCTGGCGAAGATGTAAGCGAGCTTAAAAATGAGCTAAATTTAAATAAAGCTGCACTTGCTGATGCTGATGATATCGTTAAACAATATGAAGAAAAGCTTGAGCAAATTTCATTTAACGTGCCAAATATCACCGATGATGACGTACCATTTGGTAAGGACGAGGATGATAATGTCTGCATAAAAACGGTACTTGAGCCAACTAAATTTAGCTTTACGCCAAAAGAGCACTGGGAGCTAGGTGAGAGCCTTGGCTGGCTTGACTTTGAAAGGGGCGCAAGGCTCTCAGGATCTCGCTTTACCGTGCTTCGCGGCATGGGAGCAAGGCTAAGTAGAGCGCTTGTTAATTACATGATCGACTTTAACAGCGCGCGAGGCTTTGAGCTTGTAAATGTCCCTTATCTAGTAAGTTCAAACACACTTTTTGGTACTGGCCAGCTGCCTAAATTTGAAGAGGATCTTTACAAAGTACGCGACGAGGACCTTTATCTCATCCCAACTAGCGAAGTGCCTGTGACAAATTTATACAATGACACGATCATTGAAGCTGAGCAGTTACCTATAAAGATGACTTGCTACTCAGCATGCTTCCGCCAAGAGGCAGGCTCAGCAGGACGTGATACTAGAGGCATGATCCGTCAGCATCAGTTTGAAAAGGTCGAGCTAGTAAGTATCACAAGACCTGATCAAAGCGAAGACGTGCTAAATGAAATGGTAGCGTGCGCAAGCGATCTACTAACTAGCCTTGGACTTCCTCACCGCCATATGCTTCTTTGCAGTGGTGACCTAGGCTTTAGCGCGGCAAAGACGATAGATCTTGAGGTTTGGTTGCCTGGTCAAGGTAAATATAGAGAGATTAGCTCTATATCCAATACTCGTGATTTTCAAGCAAGGCGTGCAAAAATTCGCTTTAAAGATGGCAAGAAAAATATGCTTGTAAATACGCTAAATGGCTCAAGTCTAGCTGTGGGTAGGACGCTAATAGCAATAATGGAAAACTACCAAAAAGCAGATGGCACTATCGAAATTCCAGAAGTTCTTAAAAGGTATATGTAG